A window of Daucus carota subsp. sativus chromosome 2, DH1 v3.0, whole genome shotgun sequence genomic DNA:
TCGTCTTTACTCTAGCAACCGAGCTgaagtaaaagaaaatatacctGAATATAAACTGTTCCTTTTTCATATGCCAGTTTGTTTATGAGCCTTTGCGATCTCTCGCCACATATATTACAAGTAAACTGGACTAACAAACTTCTTCTTGGGAGTTTTAAGTCGATACTAACTTCCTGCAACACAAGGTACCGAGGCAAGTGTCACTAATGCAAAAAACAATACAGAGAACATATTACGTCAACTATTCAGATACCATGAACACAGAAACCAATGAACCATATTGGTCTATTTCacaaaagaaaaacataaagCATCTTGAAAAATTATCTATTCTTTGCCTCACATCCTTGCTAGTGGTTTAAAgatttggatgatttttaaTTCTCCAATATGCTTAATACTAAAAAGGCTTACTGAGTAACACTGACATTCAAATAGATATAAATTTCCTCGGATGAGCATATATCACTTCAAATAATGCAACAACCACAATTGCAGATTTGCCTCCTAGGAGCAACTCCAACGATGAAAAACTCTtaactaaaaaatgagttggcataccaaaaataaaaaatataaataatctcatGAAAATATCACACTTCAACCATACTCTCCCCTTGATTCTAGCTAAGcgcctatggatgactatatttgttgaACCACTACAGACCACATCAACAATCACTATATTAAAACAatacattctatttataacaacttaaaataataacatgctatatttaaaatatagccaatcaatatagccgGTACCATCAAAACAAAATGTGTTACAGGTTCAACATATATTACATTATGTCTTGCATGTCCAATTTGGCCAACCATTATAGCCAACCCTATCGgatatttctaaaatataaatcagACGTCTTCTACTTATCAAACAATTCATGCAGGTGTTTGCTATCATTTCATGacaaatatgatattaaaatagatGTTAATTGATGCTATCGTCTAACCATAGAAAAACCTCAAAGACtaaattcttcttctttttgacAGGATTTAAAACTAACTTTTAAGCATAAGTATTTTCATAAAACTTAACTACACATTTGCATACTAATAATGaagattaataatttatcaattcACAACATCATTAGCACAAAGATTGCAGCTTCAAGTCATTAACAACAAAAGTTCCAACTTAATCACAACAAAATTGTACCTGTGCAGATTCATTCGAATCAACCGAGTTCACTGACCCAGGAACCGCTTCAGCATTATCATCAAAACACGAAACAACGGAAGCTGACATTACACATCTTAGTGCCCATGACTGCTTCTGTGAAATTTTCAGCCTGTAAACCACAATCAGggacatatacacatatacacatacataacaTATCTACATACATATTAGCtacaaaaaacatatatacatacatacatatatagttCAACAGAGTTAATCAAAAAACTAAAGCAAATATCATAAACCCtagaatcaattaaaattaaagaaaatagatACCTGCAAGATTTAGGGGTTTTATTAGGATTACACAAATCAGGCCTAAAGGAGTTAGGGCATGAAATTGAGGAAATGGGTTGACGAGAAATGGGGGAAAATGAAGAAAAGGCGGGAAAATTGTAGAGCAAATTAGTGCTAGTAGCCATTGATGACAGAGTTTTGTGAATACTTGTCGGGCCGGGTCATGCCCTTCATAAACAGCAATCCATTTTCagattattaatttagtttCCGAAATTGCCCTCCTTATTTTCCTGACTCCTTTTCTTTTAGCAAAATAGTAAAAGAAAGATACTGTATATATTAGAGTATCATCTTAActgaattttaatataaaaaatcaattttttttgtaccaattaaactgaaaaaaaattgaggaaTGGTGGAAAGATGAAGTAATTATTATGCAgtaatttaagaaatttgattttttgcgaGATACTATATTATGACTTCTAAATATAGGTATTCATTTTGTAGTTtatgtgtttatttaataatttaactaGAAATCTACACttattatactataataataataataatataaggaGACAGTTGTAAACACTACCGATTACTACAATAAAGCTTATAAAGAATGGTCTTATAAAGGATGGTCTTCCTGCCTACTACTTTTTACTTAGAAAGATTTTAATTGATGGAGATTTTTATGCATACAGGAGTCATCATTATTAATAGGATTTGAGCCGATCCACCTAACAAAAAAGTGATTGTTAGCGTACCGCGAGCACACACTAAAAACTCTGTATAAAGAAATGTCCAACTGCATACTATTTTCACTAATCACTAATTACAAAGAAGATATGCAAAAGGGCTAATACTTGAGTATTCTAAATCCACAATTAATTTATGTTTGCAAAGATGTTGCAAAAAGTTGTGTGTACAGGTATGGATTGATTAATCAGTGGATCAAGTGATGATAAAAAAGTTGATGTGCTTTTGA
This region includes:
- the LOC108206209 gene encoding uncharacterized protein LOC108206209 isoform X2, whose amino-acid sequence is MATSTNLLYNFPAFSSFSPISRQPISSISCPNSFRPDLCNPNKTPKSCRLKISQKQSWALRCVMSASVVSCFDDNAEAVPGSVNSVDSNESAQEVSIDLKLPRRSLLVQFTCNICGERSQRLINKLAYEKGTVYIQCAGCSQYHRLVDNLNLVVEYDFREDGNGGPDADQV
- the LOC108206209 gene encoding uncharacterized protein LOC108206209 isoform X1, producing the protein MATSTNLLYNFPAFSSFSPISRQPISSISCPNSFRPDLCNPNKTPKSCRLKISQKQSWALRCVMSASVVSCFDDNAEAVPGSVNSVDSNESAQQEVSIDLKLPRRSLLVQFTCNICGERSQRLINKLAYEKGTVYIQCAGCSQYHRLVDNLNLVVEYDFREDGNGGPDADQV